From the Cryptomeria japonica chromosome 2, Sugi_1.0, whole genome shotgun sequence genome, one window contains:
- the LOC131053539 gene encoding putative F-box/LRR-repeat protein 8, with amino-acid sequence MGQSTSSLSHPPIRHYLEHPKVEPLHDIPEDQIAYLPDECLALVFQKLTSEERNQCSLVCKRWHMIESKCRQRLVLLARSELFFYLPNLVLRFEHVTVVALKCSRKLLSLDNKALFFIGKSLTQLKKIKLKGCIQITDEGIESFSLTCGPLKKFSCGSCGFGARGLNSILDNCSELEDLTVKRLRRIDGQLERIGPGQGKLKRLCLKDLHNGQLFAPLLSGSKHLRTLILSRNSGYWDHMMENMTGNLQELTELQIENMQLGDKGLMAVSRCSKLEVFYMSKVSDCTDVGISAVANGCRKLRKVHLDSCKFRRIADDGLLSIATKCPQLQEIVLMGIDTTIVSLNALGSNCPVLERMALCNSDAVGDLEMLCIAAKFIALKKLCIKNCSISDDGLEAIANGCPNLVKLKVKRCKGVTSKSICRLETSRASLIVSVDSGSQTTTEDEQGRILQNGNDRVITASTHVLCGSRAPFMKTKLGIATSNFLRRSVSASQSQL; translated from the coding sequence ATGGGTCAATCCACTTCTTCTCTATCTCATCCACCAATCCGCCATTATCTGGAGCATCCCAAGGTGGAACCCTTACATGACATTCCAGAGGATCAAATTGCATATTTACCGGATGAATGCCTGGCTTTAGTTTTCCAAAAACTCACCAGTGAGGAAAGGAATCAGTGCTCCTTAGTTTGCAAACGTTGGCACATGATTGAGTCAAAATGCAGGCAACGCCTTGTTCTCCTGGCCAGATCGGAGCTTTTCTTTTATCTTCCAAACCTTGTTCTTAGATTTGAACATGTGACCGTTGTGGCACTGAAATGCTCCAGGAAATTGCTCAGTCTGGACAATAAGGCCCTCTTTTTCATTGGGAAAAGTCTCACGCAGCTTAAGAAAATCAAACTAAAGGGATGCATTCAGATTACAGATGAGGGTATTGAATCCTTTTCACTTACATGCGGTCCTCTGAAGAAATTTTCATGTGGGTCCTGTGGATTTGGAGCAAGGGGCTTGAATTCAATACTTGATAATTGCAGTGAGCTTGAAGATCTTACAGTTAAACGGCTCAGAAGGATAGATGGTCAACTAGAAAGAATTGGACCAGGTCAAGGTAAGCTGAAGAGATTGTGCCTTAAAGATCTTCATAATGGGCAGCTGTTTGCGCCATTGTTATCTGGATCCAAGCATCTAAGGACACTCATCTTATCACGGAATTCTGGATACTGGGATCATATGATGGAGAATATGACTGGAAATTTACAGGAATTGACAGAACTGCAAATTGAAAATATGCAGCTGGGAGACAAGGGATTGATGGCAGTTTCAAGGTGCTCGAAGCTGGAGGTATTTTATATGAGCAAGGTTTCTGATTGTACTGATGTGGGAATCTCTGCAGTTGCAAATGGATGCAGGAAGCTAAGAAAGGTGCACCTTGATAGCTGCAAGTTCAGAAGAATTGCAGATGATGGTTTGCTTTCCATTGCAACTAAATGTCCTCAGTTGCAGGAGATTGTTTTGATGGGAATTGATACAACAATTGTGAGTTTAAATGCCTTGGGTTCCAATTGCCCGGTGCTGGAAAGAATGGCCCTCTGCAATAGCGACGCTGTTGGGGACTTGGAGATGTTGTGTATTGCAGCTAAATTCATAGCATTGAAGAAGCTATGCATAAAAAATTGCTCAATTTCAGATGATGGTCTTGAGGCCATTGCCAATGGGTGCCCTAATTTAGTGAAATTGAAGGTGAAAAGGTGCAAAGGAGTGACATCCAAAAGCATCTGTCGGCTTGAGACAAGTAGAGCCTCTCTGATTGTTTCAGTAGACAGCGGGTCACAGACAACAACAGAGGATGAGCAAGGCAGGATTCTTCAGAATGGGAATGATAGAGTCATTACAGCATCGACTCATGTGCTATGTGGAAGCAGAGCTCCATTTATGAAGACCAAATTGGGTATAGCAACTTCCAATTTTCTTAGAAGGTCTGTTTCTGCCAGCCAATCCCAGCTTTAA